A genomic stretch from Candidatus Cloacimonadota bacterium includes:
- a CDS encoding CDP-alcohol phosphatidyltransferase family protein — protein sequence MAKKVNVNNIKEYNQKVLREFRTSLKHTIFDETLTLYILRPIAFIFVKMIYRTNITPNQVSLMTIITGLISGFIYSFGKPIFFIIGGGLHFFCLVLDCVDGMIARLKKNGTPVGRIVDGFADYSVGVAVFIGYGIGLAHAGYQVPFSINISHWTLLAISAVSWIFHSIIVDYYRVEFMAHGLGMIKSTWEEKRHFKEELRKIKHEKGRIMDKILIALYLGYSHLQLFNLEKREVYDQKTYYKKNKVMVFLWFWIGPTAQAFFMIISAILFRPIIFFGYILIIANLWMIVLWIIQIHINKKILIKET from the coding sequence ATGGCAAAAAAAGTAAATGTCAACAACATCAAAGAATATAACCAGAAGGTTCTACGTGAGTTCAGAACATCTCTGAAGCACACCATTTTTGATGAAACATTGACCCTCTATATTCTCCGTCCTATAGCTTTTATATTCGTCAAGATGATCTATCGTACGAATATAACACCAAACCAGGTCTCCCTGATGACAATCATTACAGGTCTTATCAGCGGATTTATTTATTCCTTTGGAAAACCGATATTTTTCATTATCGGCGGTGGATTGCACTTTTTCTGCCTTGTGCTGGATTGTGTTGACGGTATGATCGCTCGATTGAAGAAGAATGGTACTCCCGTTGGCAGGATCGTCGATGGTTTTGCAGATTACTCGGTCGGCGTGGCAGTTTTCATCGGTTATGGGATTGGACTAGCGCATGCAGGATACCAGGTGCCTTTTTCTATTAATATCTCACACTGGACACTACTTGCCATTTCTGCTGTTAGCTGGATCTTCCATTCGATAATTGTGGATTATTACCGTGTCGAGTTCATGGCTCATGGTCTTGGGATGATCAAATCTACTTGGGAAGAAAAGAGGCATTTCAAAGAAGAATTGAGAAAAATCAAGCATGAGAAGGGCAGGATCATGGATAAGATACTTATCGCATTGTATCTTGGCTATTCCCACCTTCAGCTCTTCAATCTGGAAAAAAGAGAAGTGTACGATCAAAAAACGTACTATAAAAAGAACAAAGTCATGGTCTTCCTTTGGTTCTGGATCGGTCCCACTGCTCAGGCATTTTTCATGATCATATCAGCAATTTTATTCAGACCAATCATTTTCTTCGGGTATATTCTTATAATTGCGAATCTATGGATGATCGTACTCTGGATCATCCAAATACATATAAATAAAAAAATCCTCATCAAGGAAACATAA
- a CDS encoding HpcH/HpaI aldolase/citrate lyase family protein, with the protein MAKIASAGNYGPKIRSDCLVTIELTDSGLDIELISKIKDFFGDHIIALAQDVLNFFGIKNAKIKIEDQGALDFVIAARIEGALKKADPSISKSYLPEMKAHCEYKSSKDALRRSRLYLPGNSPKLMLNAGLHDADALILDLEDSVHPDEKDAARILVRNALRTVDFKGAERMVRINQLPLGFEDIKEIINENVHVILIPKCELAQQVIDVDAKIAECKKSKKPVFLMPIIESAKGVMHAYEIAGASENVVALALGLEDYTADIGVTRSKSEDECFFAKSMVVNAAKAAGKQAIDTVFSDVNDMEGLYENVKQAKALGFDGKGCIHPRQIRVIHKAFLPTVEELVKAESIIDAFNAAKKEGKGVVSLGSKMIDAPVVKQAQKVLKMAKIGGMIK; encoded by the coding sequence ATGGCAAAGATAGCATCTGCCGGAAATTATGGTCCGAAGATCCGCTCTGACTGCTTGGTAACAATCGAGCTTACAGATAGCGGGTTGGATATAGAGCTCATCAGCAAGATTAAAGATTTTTTTGGAGATCATATCATAGCGCTTGCGCAGGATGTTTTGAATTTCTTTGGCATTAAAAATGCAAAAATTAAAATCGAAGATCAGGGAGCGCTGGACTTTGTTATCGCTGCTCGTATTGAAGGTGCACTCAAGAAAGCTGATCCATCCATATCTAAATCCTACCTTCCCGAGATGAAGGCTCATTGCGAATATAAATCTTCGAAGGATGCACTTCGAAGATCTCGACTATACCTTCCGGGCAATTCCCCAAAACTGATGCTAAATGCCGGCTTACATGACGCAGATGCCCTTATTCTTGATCTCGAGGATTCGGTTCATCCCGATGAAAAAGATGCAGCGAGAATACTCGTTCGAAATGCTCTTCGAACAGTTGATTTCAAAGGTGCGGAACGAATGGTGCGCATCAATCAGCTTCCGCTTGGATTTGAAGATATAAAAGAGATCATTAATGAAAATGTTCACGTCATACTGATCCCGAAATGTGAATTAGCCCAGCAGGTTATCGATGTTGATGCAAAAATTGCCGAATGTAAGAAATCCAAAAAGCCGGTCTTTCTTATGCCGATCATCGAATCTGCAAAAGGAGTTATGCATGCATATGAGATCGCAGGTGCATCAGAGAATGTTGTTGCACTTGCACTTGGACTTGAGGATTATACAGCAGACATCGGAGTGACTCGATCAAAAAGTGAAGATGAATGTTTCTTTGCAAAAAGTATGGTTGTCAACGCTGCAAAAGCTGCTGGTAAACAGGCAATTGATACAGTATTCTCAGATGTGAATGACATGGAAGGTTTGTACGAGAATGTCAAACAGGCAAAAGCCCTTGGTTTTGATGGTAAAGGTTGTATCCATCCTCGCCAGATCAGGGTAATCCATAAAGCATTCCTTCCTACTGTAGAAGAACTGGTAAAAGCAGAGAGTATTATCGATGCATTCAATGCTGCCAAAAAGGAAGGTAAAGGAGTTGTTTCTCTGGGAAGTAAGATGATCGATGCGCCGGTTGTAAAGCAAGCTCAAAAAGTTTTGAAAATGGCAAAGATCGGAGGTATGATCAAATGA
- a CDS encoding citrate lyase subunit alpha (citrate-ACP transferase, the alpha subunit catalyzes the formation of (3S)-citryl-CoA from acetyl-CoA and citrate) has product MKKADKFVKNAAGRLVPTIVNGKKVMPFMGVGKYRPNHKGASPRVPTIIDYPMDCNKVVGSLKDSLIQSGLKDGMTISTHHHFRNGDYVANWIFEIAAELGIKDLVWLPSAAFPCHAPIIKHLESGVVHHIEGSLNGPLGDFCSRGKMKGLGYLRSHGGRYRAIADGEIHVDIAVLAASASDMTGNANGVLGKHPFGPMSFSKVDSMIADRTIIVTDTLLDFPCYPWEIMGNEVDFVVVVDEIGDPSKIVSGTTKITKSPDRLLIAEYAAKFVEAAGILRDGMSFQAGAGGVSLAFTDFVNNMMIEKDIKARSMIGGSTKYLVDMMNNGRTDYIFDGQNFGLEAIVSLRDNPRHIPIDVRESYDYHAKSNLVQMMDVIVLGSTEVDVNFNANCVTHSDGRMLHGIGGFQNCMMAKCTMIAAPSFRDRIPVIKDEVTTLVAPGDLVDVIVTERGIAINPLRADLIEATRNSRLPIRDIRDIKDEVDDMCGIPVKPKLSDEAVAVVEWVDGTILDTIYKIEE; this is encoded by the coding sequence ATGAAAAAAGCAGATAAATTTGTAAAAAATGCAGCCGGACGTCTCGTACCCACGATCGTAAACGGCAAAAAAGTTATGCCTTTTATGGGAGTTGGAAAATACAGACCTAACCACAAAGGTGCTTCACCCCGAGTACCAACTATCATAGATTATCCGATGGATTGCAATAAGGTCGTAGGTTCTCTTAAAGATTCACTCATACAATCAGGTTTGAAAGACGGCATGACCATTTCGACACATCACCATTTCAGAAATGGAGATTATGTTGCGAATTGGATCTTCGAAATTGCAGCAGAACTTGGCATAAAAGATCTTGTTTGGCTACCAAGCGCTGCTTTTCCCTGCCATGCGCCGATCATAAAACATCTTGAATCCGGTGTTGTTCATCATATTGAAGGCAGCTTGAACGGACCTCTTGGAGATTTTTGCAGCCGTGGCAAGATGAAAGGACTTGGATACTTACGAAGTCATGGCGGCAGATATCGTGCTATTGCCGATGGTGAAATCCATGTTGATATTGCAGTACTTGCTGCTTCAGCTTCAGACATGACGGGTAATGCAAACGGTGTTCTTGGAAAACATCCTTTTGGTCCAATGTCGTTTTCTAAAGTTGATTCCATGATTGCAGACCGGACGATTATTGTCACAGATACGTTGCTTGATTTCCCCTGTTACCCATGGGAAATAATGGGCAACGAGGTGGATTTCGTTGTTGTTGTTGATGAGATTGGCGATCCTTCAAAAATAGTATCCGGCACGACAAAAATTACAAAAAGCCCTGACCGTTTGCTCATTGCCGAATATGCTGCAAAATTTGTTGAAGCAGCTGGTATTCTCAGAGACGGAATGAGCTTTCAGGCAGGAGCCGGTGGAGTATCATTAGCATTTACCGATTTTGTAAATAATATGATGATTGAAAAAGACATCAAGGCAAGAAGTATGATCGGGGGAAGTACAAAATATCTTGTAGATATGATGAATAACGGTCGTACCGATTATATCTTTGACGGACAAAATTTTGGCTTAGAAGCGATCGTTTCTCTGAGAGATAATCCCAGACACATACCAATTGATGTTCGTGAAAGTTACGATTATCATGCAAAAAGTAACCTCGTTCAAATGATGGATGTGATTGTACTCGGTAGTACAGAAGTTGATGTTAACTTCAATGCGAATTGCGTGACTCACAGTGATGGACGAATGCTACACGGTATTGGTGGATTCCAGAACTGTATGATGGCAAAATGCACCATGATCGCTGCGCCGTCATTTAGAGATAGAATTCCGGTGATCAAGGATGAAGTAACTACACTTGTGGCACCTGGTGACTTGGTCGATGTTATCGTAACAGAACGAGGTATAGCCATTAATCCGTTGAGAGCTGATCTGATTGAAGCAACAAGGAATTCAAGACTTCCGATAAGAGATATTCGTGACATTAAAGATGAGGTCGATGATATGTGCGGTATTCCGGTAAAACCAAAACTTTCTGATGAAGCAGTCGCAGTTGTTGAATGGGTTGATGGCACGATCCTCGATACGATTTACAAGATCGAAGAATAA